The region TCTTCCAGCTTCAGAGCCAGCTTTTCTCCAGCAGCTTCGACGAGCTGACCAAGGAAGCGGCCAAGAGCAGCGAAGCGCTGATCAAGCTGGCGGGTGACGTAGCCCAGCCGCTCACCGCTCGCGTGACCGTGGTGACCGACAAGGTGAAGTCGATCGCCGCCTGATCTGCGGCGCTCTTTCGACGGACAAATGTGGCGGCTCCTGCCTTTGGCGGGTGCCGCCACTGTTGGTTACCGCACAACCTACGATGACTTGTGCCCTGCGCCCTTGCCATGCCAGGTGGAATCGCCATATTCTCATCCGACATGAGCAGCACCAGCACAGCGGCATATCCCATCACCATGGCGGGCAGGGATCAGGACGACCAGGGGGATGGCCCCGGCGGCCCCAATGTGGGCATCGCCACGCGCACACGATCACGCACGAAAAAGCCTTCGCTCTACAAGGTATTGATGTTGAACGACGACTATACGCCGATGGAATTCGTCGTGCATGTGCTGCAGCAATTCTTCCGCATGGACATGGAAGAAGCGACCCGCGTGATGCTGCACGTCCATCAACGCGGGGTCGGCGTATGCGGCATCTTCAGCTATGAGGTGGCGGAGACGAAGGTCAATCAGGTGATGGACTTTGCCCGGCAGAATCAGCATCCTCTTCAATGCACGCTGGAAAAGGCGTGACCGCATAGCGGTGGCGCGCCGGTCCAGGGCGTCCGTTACGGTTATCTAATTTTAACGATAACTGGCTAGCTCAGCAGGGTGATGTCTGAGCCGCTACGTTCTCCTTCTTCCCCGCTGACGCCGGTGATCGCTGGCGTGATCTATTTTCTCATGGCGTCGCTCGCCTTGCTCTGCTCGCGGTTTGAAGGCGGATTGGCGTTCATATGGGCCGCCAACGCGCTGCTGATGGCGGAACTGCAAACATCCAAAACCAGCTATTGGCCACGCGTCATCCTGGCATGCGGCGTGGCCAGCATGATTTCGACGGCCCTGTTTGGCATGGGACCGCTGGCCGCTTTGCCGATGGCCCTCATCAACATTGCCGAGTCCCTGATCGTAGCGACTTTATGCCGCCGCTTCATTCCCGTGCACCTGACGGATGGATCGAAACGATCATTGCTGGTCTTCATAGCCGCGCTTTGTGTGCCCGCGAATATCATCGCAGGCCTGGGCGCTGCGCTGGTCGCCGCTACGTTGACCCGGGTGGATTTCGGGCCATCCTGGCTTCAATGGTATAGCGGCCATGTGCTGGGCGGCCTCACCTGCACGCCAATCCTTGCCATGCTGCTGCAGGGACAGGTGAGCCGCTGGGTAAAGGAAACGCCGAAGAAGAAGAAGTTGGAGGCGCTGGGGCTTCTTATCCTTTTTGCGCTGGTGACTGCCCATGTCTTTTTCCTGGCGCGCTATCCGATGCTCTTCCTGCTGCTCTTGCCTCTGGTTGCGATCGCCTTTCGCATCGGGTCGCTTGGGGCGGCTGCATCGGTGGTGGTGCTTGCGGCGATCGGTGGCGCGGCGACGGTGTCCGGCTACGGCCCGCTGAATTTGATTTCGGGCAGCATCGGGGAACGCACCCAACTGTTCCAGGTTTTCCTGGCATTCAGCTTTCTGCTCTCCATGCCGCTGGCGGCTGAACTCAATGGTCGGCGTCGACTGTTCCAGATGCTTCAGGCGAGCGAGGCGCGATATCGCGCGATCGCCGAACATAGCGGCGACGTAGTGCTGAACGTCAGTGTGGACGGAATCATAGAATATGCCTCGCCATCCGCCGCTGAGCAGATTGGGTGCGCGCCCGGCATGCTGGTCGGTCGGTCGGCGGAGGTGCTTGTCGATCCTGAGGACCGGGCCGAAGTGATCCGTGCGCACCGCCGTGCGCTCGCGCAGCCGGGTGATGTCCAGACCGTCGAGTTCCGTCCGTCGATTTCCGCAGATGGCCTGGATTGGTGTGAGATGGTGACGCGCGCCATGCTTGATGAACAGGGCTTGCCGACCGGCGTCGTCAGCACCGTCCGTGACATGTCGCGGCACAAGGCCCGCCAGCGCGCCCTGCAACGGGTCGCGGCGGTGGACACGCTGACCGGCGCCGATAGCCGCTGGGCGTTCCTGGAAAAGCTGGAACAGGAAATTCAGCGGGTGGCGCGGGGTGCCCAAGCCTGCCTGCTGCTTATCGATATCGACCATTTCAAGTCCGTCAACGACCGCTTCGGCCACGGGGTCGGGGACAAGGTGTTGTCCGGCTTCGTCGAGCGCCTGCGCCCCGGATTGCGCGGAGGCGACAGCATCGGTCGCCTTGGAGGGGAGGAGTTTGCGATTCTCCTGACCGGAACGGACATCCAGCGGGCAAGCATGGTGTGCGAGCGGTTGCGAAAGATGGTCTCCGCCCAACGCATCAGCGCCCAGACGTCGGACACCATCACCGTCACGTTCAGCGCCGGCCTGGTCGAACTTGACGGGAAAAGTGGCCGGACCGAACTACTGGAAGTCGCCGACAAGGCGCTATACCGCGCCAAGCATAGCGGCCGGAACTGCCTGCGTCTGGCAGCCTAGGTCGATTGGATCGGAATAAGGGGTTCGAGACATCCCATCACAAAATATGCCGGATGATATGTTGTAACTTACAGCTCGCTGGCTTATGTAGCGGCCATGATGCCAATCAGCCTCCACTCCAGCCTTTCGAACGGTCGCATCGATCGCATCGCAATTGCGCTGTCTGGCGCGTGCGCGGCGCATTGTGTCGGAACCGCTGTTGTGCTGGGGGTGCTTGCATCAGCCGGTGGGATTTTCGAGAATCCCCTCTTCCATGAAGTCGGACTGGTGCTTGCCATCCTGCTGGGGGCGGTGGCGTTGGGACACGGCGCCATCAGGCATGGCTTCATGATGCCTGCCGCGATCGGGTCGCTTGGCCTTGGGATCATGGCAGGCGCGATGACACTGGACCATGGATGG is a window of Sphingobium sp. MI1205 DNA encoding:
- a CDS encoding sensor domain-containing diguanylate cyclase, giving the protein MSEPLRSPSSPLTPVIAGVIYFLMASLALLCSRFEGGLAFIWAANALLMAELQTSKTSYWPRVILACGVASMISTALFGMGPLAALPMALINIAESLIVATLCRRFIPVHLTDGSKRSLLVFIAALCVPANIIAGLGAALVAATLTRVDFGPSWLQWYSGHVLGGLTCTPILAMLLQGQVSRWVKETPKKKKLEALGLLILFALVTAHVFFLARYPMLFLLLLPLVAIAFRIGSLGAAASVVVLAAIGGAATVSGYGPLNLISGSIGERTQLFQVFLAFSFLLSMPLAAELNGRRRLFQMLQASEARYRAIAEHSGDVVLNVSVDGIIEYASPSAAEQIGCAPGMLVGRSAEVLVDPEDRAEVIRAHRRALAQPGDVQTVEFRPSISADGLDWCEMVTRAMLDEQGLPTGVVSTVRDMSRHKARQRALQRVAAVDTLTGADSRWAFLEKLEQEIQRVARGAQACLLLIDIDHFKSVNDRFGHGVGDKVLSGFVERLRPGLRGGDSIGRLGGEEFAILLTGTDIQRASMVCERLRKMVSAQRISAQTSDTITVTFSAGLVELDGKSGRTELLEVADKALYRAKHSGRNCLRLAA
- the clpS gene encoding ATP-dependent Clp protease adapter ClpS, which encodes MSSTSTAAYPITMAGRDQDDQGDGPGGPNVGIATRTRSRTKKPSLYKVLMLNDDYTPMEFVVHVLQQFFRMDMEEATRVMLHVHQRGVGVCGIFSYEVAETKVNQVMDFARQNQHPLQCTLEKA
- a CDS encoding MerC domain-containing protein — encoded protein: MPISLHSSLSNGRIDRIAIALSGACAAHCVGTAVVLGVLASAGGIFENPLFHEVGLVLAILLGAVALGHGAIRHGFMMPAAIGSLGLGIMAGAMTLDHGWLESAYTLLGVATLALGHDLNHRAGR